Proteins from a genomic interval of Mustela lutreola isolate mMusLut2 chromosome 4, mMusLut2.pri, whole genome shotgun sequence:
- the OPN4 gene encoding melanopsin — translation MNPPSGPRAQEPSCVATPASPSRWDGSRSSTSSLGQPLAISATAAGAQGAAWVPFPTVDVPDHAHYTLGTVILLVGLTGMLGNLMVIYTFCRTRGLRTPSNMFIINLAVSDFFMSFTQAPVFFVSSLHKRWLFGEAGCEFYAFCGAVFGITSMITLMAIALDRYLVITHPLAAIGVVSKRRAALVLVGVWLYALAWSLPPFFGWSAYVPEGLLTSCSWDYMSFTPSVRAYTMLLFCFVFFLPLLVIIYCYIFIFRAIRETGRALQTFRACEGGVRSPRQRQRLQREWKMAKIELLVILLFVLSWAPYSTVALTAFAGYAHVLTPYMNTVPAVIAKASAIHNPIIYAITHPKYRMAIAQHLPCLGVLLGVSGQRTGPFASYRSTHRSTLSSQASDLSWISGQRRHASLGSESEVGWMDTEAAAMWEAAQQVNVRFPCSQGLEDMETKAPLRPGGQEAETSEKTKGLLPSPNPRM, via the exons ATGAACCCTCCTTCAGGGCCCAGAGCCCAGGAGCCCAGTTGTGTGGCCACCCCAGCCTCACCCAGCAGGTGGGACGGCTCCCGGAGCAGCACCTCCAGCCTGGGCCAACCTCTGGCCATCAGTGCCACG GCAGCCGGGGCTCAGGGTGCTGCCTGGGTCCCCTTCCCAACAGTGGATGTTCCAGACCATGCCCACTACACCCTGGGCACAGTAATCCTGCTGGTGGGGCTCACAGGGATGCTGGGCAATCTGATGGTCATCTATACCTTCTGCAG GACCAGAGGCCTCAGGACACCCTCCAACATGTTCATTATCAACCTTGCGGTCAGCGACTTTTTCATGTCCTTCACCCAGGCCCCCGTCTTCTTCGTCAGCAGCCTCCATAAGCGGTGGCTCTTTGGGGAGGCAG GCTGCGAGTTCTATGCCTTCTGTGGGGCTGTCTTCGGCATCACCTCCATGATTACCCTGATGGCCATCGCTCTGGACCGCTACCTGGTGATCACGCACCCACTGGCCGCCATTGGGGTGGTGTCCAAGAGGCGGGCAGCACTTGTCCTGGTGGGCGTCTGGCTCTATGCCCTGGCCTGGAGTCTGCCACCCTTCTTTGGCTGGA GCGCCTACGTACCAGAGGGGCTGCTGACCTCCTGCTCCTGGGACTACATGAGCTTCACGCCTTCAGTCCGAGCCTACACCATGCTGCTCTTCTGCTTCGTGttcttcctccccctgctggtCATCATCTACTGCTACATCTTCATCTTCAGGGCCATCCGGGAGACAGGCCG GGCTCTCCAGACTTTCAGGGCCTGTGAGGGCGGTGTCAGGTCCCCACGACAACGGCAGCGGCTGCAGAGAGAGTGGAAAATGGCTAAGATTGAGCTGCTGGTCATCCTTCTCTTTGTGCTCTCTTGGGCCCCCTACTCCACTGTGGCCCTGACGGCCTTTGCTGG GTACGCCCATGTCCTGACGCCCTACATGAACACAGTGCCTGCTGTCATCGCCAAGGCCTCTGCCATCCACAACCCCATCATCTATGCCATCACCCACCCCAAGTACAG AATGGCCATTGCCCAGCACCTGCCCTGCCTGGGAGTGCTGCTCGGTGTGTCAGGCCAGCGTACTGGCCCCTTCGCCAGCTACCGCTCCACGCACCGCTCCACACTGAGCAGCCAGGCCTCAGACCTCAGCTGGATCTCCGGACAGAGGCGCCATGCATCCCTGGGCTCAGAGAGCGAGGTG GGCTGGATGGACACAGAGGCAGCAGCCATGTGGGAGGCTGCCCAGCAAGTGAACGTACGCTTCCCCTGCAGTCAGGGCCTGGAGGACATGGAAACCAAGGCCCCTCTCAGGCCCGGGGGGCAGGAAGCGGAGACTTCTGAGAAG ACCAAGGGGCTGCTCCCCAGCCCGAACCCCAGGATGTAG